The segment ATAGCATGTAAAGTTTCCTCATGTTTATTATGGCTACATAGCATTATATGGTATAGATGCACCACTACAGACTTCACCAATCCCCTACTGATGGACATCTGGTTTCCAATCAAATAATGCTGCAAACCTGTCCATAAGTCATTTTGTCTGCATGCAAATAACTGTAAGATGTGCTTCTACAAGTGAAAATGCTGAGTCAGAGgacatatatatgcatttctaATTATAACTGATATTGTTAAATTGTCCCAGATAGggattgtaccaatttacaccaCCAAGAAACTTTAGAGTGCATGAGAATCAACTGGAGGTcttgttaaagcacagattgGTGGGGCCCAGGTCCAGAGTCtctgattcagaaggtctgaCACGGGAcccaagaatttacatttctaacaagttcccaggtgatgcagCTATTGCTTGCTGGTCTAAGATCCAGACTTTGAAAACCATTGCAATAGATCGATTTGGCTTCCAGTGCTCCGTGGAACGGTTCTGTCAGAGTCAGCAATGTCCTCTTCAATTCTGtgttcttttctccatctccattttccttgactcttctgctagattttaaatttttccttttttttttttttgaatcttcTATTTCCTATTTGGTTCTAAGTGTTCTTTCCTGCTGTTGTTGTCTTGTTCTTTCACTGACTCTTCTATCCCTTAACTGCTCCAGGCTCCATCTATTAGCCCACAACTTTCACCCATAGAAAACTCACTCCTTCTCAAGACTAGGAGAAAATGTAAAGGCCGAAGCCATCTTTTGATCCTAAGAAGAGAGCTTGCATTGTAGAGACAGAACCCAGATCCTGATGACATTATTTGAACACTCTCTATTCAGCCATACCAGAAATCAGCcatatctttctcttcttttctactttccttcctctttgccATCAGAgtaatatatatagttttaaaaaatcaaacaactaaAAAATGGCAATACCCTGCCTCACATTCCTCACTCTGACCCCCATCCTGCTCCCTGGAAGAAGCTCACTGTTGTGTAGGGTGTGCACTGCATACCCCTAGCAGGTGTCTTCACAACATAGATGTTATGCTTAATTTCTTGCAGATGggagtgttttttgttttgacttttacaAAATCAGGATATTACAACAACTTTCTGACAGGTTTAAGTGCCTTTTATGAAGGTGACCCTGagtactttcaattcttttagctttttcaTCTGGcattttcttccatatttctaaataatatatttacttcaattttttttatatatatcagTTTTAGATGTCATCTATTAACTTCTTAATATAGGAGATCAGCATTTAGCTAACTTATGCCTTCCTCCCACTTTCTCTATATCCCACCCTCTTAAATACATCacagttttcattaaaataaaatgattgataTTATTATGACTCtgtaaatattattcagtgatgaATAAGTAGTAATTATGattatatttcatttcctttcttgggCTTTGtaaaaaactttattttccatctctctatttccattttctgtttaaCAGTCTGTGGAAGAACAGCTTCTAAGACAACGCAGTGGTTGATCCTACCCATTTCAATGGCCTGAGCAGTAGAAGCCACAGCCCAGTCTCCAGCGGTGGGCTGAGTGCTCCAGTTTTCAGTAGGGAACTGCTGGATAGGCAGAGGGCACCTGTGTGCCTGCAGGCCAGTCTGTGACCCCAGGTTGAGTAGCAGTAAACTTGGGAGCTGGAGCAGTCCATTCACCCTGAAGTTCCTCCTCCATCACAGTCTTTTCAGCAGCAGCctgctcttccttttcaatctcttCAGGATCTCTGGAGAAATAGAGATCAGGTGTGACCTCCCAAGGTTGGTCACGGGAGATGGTGCCACCCATGTGCAGAACTTCCTGGGCCAGCATCCAGCACATCAGACCTGTTGAGTGAGCTCCCTTCTTGCTGCATGGGATGGCAATGTCCGTGTAGTGCAGAGGAGCATCTGTGTTACACAGAGCAATGGCAGGCAGGTTAACATAGGATGCTTCTGTGAGAGGCTGCGGTCAGCTCTGAGATCTGTAACCACCAGGAGTCACCGTCCTGGAAAGCTGCCTGGATCTGGTTAGTGAAGGTCCTAGGAGCGAAGAGGCCAGCAATAGGAGTGACCCTGGTGGCAGTAGCACACTTCAGCACAGCTCATTGGCCAGTATTCCTGAAGTATATGACATTGACATTAGCGAGTTTTCAATGCCTACAATGGCAAAAGCTGCCAACAAAAGCTTCTCCCAGGTTCTCTTAAGATTTATGACGTGGATGTCACTTTTCCTCCTGTATATGAACTGTTCCATTTGGAAGTCTAAGTCGATGCCACCTAAAAGGGTTCCTGCTGCAAGGAATTTGAGAACATCCACCTCATTCCTTTGCAGAATATCAAGGGCTCTGGACATTGTGAAAGTTTCTCTTTAAGTTACAACGGGAACTCAGAACAATGCCGTATGAATGCCTTTCTGGGTAGCATGGAAAGACTTGCTTTTTCTGGTTAAtgattgcctttttaaaaaaattttgtttcattttctgtatgCCTAtccaactatttttttaattgtcaaatGCTCATCAATATTATTTTCCACAACTCAAACATATTTATAGATTTCACTTTTGTTCTGGAGACTTTTCCTAAATGTCTACTCTTATCTACTGGTAGAGTGATAAACTGGCAAACCAAACTTTTGTTCTTGGGCCCCCAAATGGTAACATATTGAAGGATTTCTCTGGGACCATCCAGGTTCTCAAAAGAATACTCCAATATCTAGCTTAGGAGGCACAGGTTTGGCTGATGGAATTTCAAGAACAGGGttgggaaaatggggagatataGAGTCACTGATAAAAACTTTTACTTAACCCGCTTCCTGTAAGCCCCATGCTTTACTTCCACGTTCCAAAGTACGTTATACCTCCAAGTTCTGAGGCTCTCTTCCTTAAGTCGTGAACTTCTATCTTGCAAAACTACATCCATTTTGtaggtttataattttattctcttatttcatTTCAATGGGTGTTTTGGAAAAGATTTGAGTACATGTGGTCAGTTTACCATGCTTTTTCAGACTATTTTTCTCAAATTCATTTAACCCTCCATTTTTGTCAATTTAACAGCTTGATAGTTTATTATAAGGTGAACATCCTTGTAACTGCTTTGCAAATCCAGATATAGAATTTTGTCAGCCATACTAGAAGCCTCTGTGTGCTCCACCCCAATCACAAATGCCTTCCTCCCTGAAAAGTAATCACTATCCTGACTTTGAAAGTCATCacctttttgtatttctttgtgtattcCTAGACACTAAAATTTAGTCTTgatcttttctttaatttgatGTCTTCAAGTCTCCTTTAATCTAATGgttcttcctatttctttctttttcttacagttTATCTACTTAAGAACTCAGTCGTTTGACTTGTAGGGTTCTCCATAGTCTGGATTTTGCAGATCGCACATTCGTGGTATATTTCAGCATACTTCTTTGTCCTCTGTTTCTTGCAAATGGGCAGTTGGatctagaggcttgatcagaCTCAGGTATAATCCCTTTGGTAAGACTATACATTATTTGAGTTTGTGTATTCAAACATACGTATTGGGTTTCGGTCCATTCTAATCATTACCCTTATTGGcctcaaattgtcccatctttggccGGAGGGAGCCTCTTCCAGTTTGCTCCTGAATCCTTTGGGCACGATCCTAGACATCTTTAATAGTTCCTCTGCTCTCTAGTATGACAAGGTATTTTATACTCATTCTATAAATTTCCTGCACCAGAACTAGAATcatccatttctccaagaagcttcTGTTAGTCATTTTGGTTGCTGAGCTTCATTCTCTAGTAGATTCCTCAGGAAGAACTCAAGTGAATAACATTCTCTaagttctttcattttaataacaaattaGTCTATCCTTTTATACTTGAAAGCTAGTTTTGCTAGATACAAAGTCCTCggttctccttttctttctttgaatattttaaatgtttcaccaTTTTTTTCCTCACATAAAGTGTTAATGTTGAAGTCTTATGATAatccaatttttttctctcataaattACGTTTTCGGCCTAAATGACcacttttcaaaatgtaaagACTAAGAATTTTACTAGAACATATCTTGTTCATTCTCAATGTTTTCAGGTACACAGTACGCTCTTTCGATATGAggtttcaaatatatatataaatatacataggaatatataaatatatttgaatatatataaatagaaggtatatatttctatttcaggAAAAGTTCTCTTGAATTATAATGTGTTGTATTCTGTTAACCGGCTTTGCTTTGCTTTATCAGGGACCCTCTATCCATATGTTGGATCTTCTTTGCCTAGCTtcaatatttatcatttctctcaaatcatttctctttctatatttctttttgacttaaaaaaatcttattttcaaattctagTTCTTTTGGGCACTATCTGTTGTGTTTGTTCCTTCTAGTTTAGTATTCTTTTCtgaaatcattttttctcttatttctaattctttcccAAGTTCTGTTACTTCAGTTCTGAGTTTTTCTTATTCTGACTTATTTTGCCATTTCATGTCTTACATCATTTTCTTAATCTCTTAATAcagttttgatttgattttttggGCACTGACACTGTGCAAGTTTTGCATTTGTGGTTTGACTCCACCCTCTTGTATTTTGGGGTTTATGGAGTTATCTGTCATCTAGATTTATTATAAATGCTGTTCTATGCATTTTTGGTTTCACTATCTAGTCTGTTTTTATGTGGGGATTCATGAAGATTCAAAATTCATGCACTGTCACCTATCCAGAATCCATTTGTATTTTTGTCTCATGAATATGTCTCTTTCTACACTCCTGAGACTTCAGTCCTTAGCTGAGTGTGATGGGAAGGAGCTAGGGTTGACCAGGATGTCATTTGTATTGGCAGTGGTGCATTACATCGCATCCTCATTCTTGAGCATGATTTACTTCGTTATAACATTCTAGGTGGTTGATAGTTTCCCCTCAGCACTATATATATCCACTCTCTTTagcatatatttttacttttgaaaattcgGCTTCCAGTCTAAATGTCATTTCTTTGTAGGTAGGTTATGTTTTATCTGCTATTAAGatcattaaaattttctctttgcttaaaTTCATCATGATGCATATATTGTTTTCTCAAAACTTATGCTTCTTCAATTTGAAGAGTCATCTTTCTTTAATTCTAGAAAATTACCAGCCATtaattcttcttctctcttttggaaTGCCTATTATGTGGACTTTTGCACCCTCTTATATTCTGTAGAACCTCTGAACTTGTTGGttacataaagcaaaaaatttcatttttgcttaagccagttaGAATTAGGTTTTTTTATCACTGAAACAAAAACACTCTTACTTTTCTCAAAATCAACATCAGAGAAAAAGAGGTGATTCCGAAAGTTATTATTTGATTATCTGTAACTAGATATCCTTGAAACCTAAACTACTCTTGAAGTTTTTAGTTATGCAAGTCAATAAATTCACATACTTTGTTTTCTCTTGCATCAGTTATAATTGGATTTCTGACAATTACAACCAAGAAGCCCGATTAAAATAAATGTCTACTATGTGGgtggcactgtgccaggtgctatatAATCTGTGGTATCCAAAACAAAGTCCACGTCTCCAAAACCACAGTATTTCACACTCATTCCATGCCATCTTCATGCCTTTGTTCCCGctgctcctgcttccctcacCTAAACTTGGGATGCTTGTCTAAGTGTTACAATGTCCTCACAGTTGATTTTAAAACCAACTTTGTAAGGGTAACCTTTCTAGCTACAGGCCACCATGATCTTTCCCTTATTTTGGATTCACATTATACTCATATTGTCGTAAATAGGTCTTCAAGTGAAAGTCCTTCTCTATAGCTTCTTAAGGGGAATATTTACACCTTTTAGCTAAATCATTAACTTCTTAACAGCAAAAGTTACACCTTTTCACTTTTATATCTCCCAAAACAAAGTCAAGAATGATTCTCCATGTCGTTAGGACTAAGTATACCCACAGTACTTGGCCCCTGTAGGTCTTCTGTACGGTACTGCGGATACAAAGACATACTCCTATCACTCAATCAACTTGAGGAAATAAGAAAGTACattaacatataaatatgtaaGGTGTTATTTATagttcagaggaaggagaaatcGTGCCTGGGCTAGGGTACTCAGAGAAGGCTGAAAGCCCTGGACAATGAACAGGGCCTTGCCTTAACACAAAATAAAAGGCACCAAAAGTTGAGACAATGGATTTGAGAAAATGCAGTTTTACTGGCGTAGTAAGTTCGTGTCTACAGCAGTGGAAACTAAGATTTTATGGACACACGTTAGCTCCAGGATGATGACAGCGTCTAGCTCTTCCATCAGCAttatctctcttcccttctcttaaCAATGAAAACCTCTGCAGCTGAGGCATACTATATTGATCTATATCCTAGTTTGACTATTACTTTCTTATCCTCTAAGGGGATACGTCTTGTACCACCTTCTTGAGTACACATGGCCGAGGAGTAGTTTAATTGGAACACCGCAGGTGGAAATAAGCAACGAGCCCAGTGCCTGGAGACTAAAACAGTTCGGTAACAGACAAGGCGGCGCGGACTTCTGGGACCCCTCTCGTAAATCCTCTTCCTCCATCAGCCGTTTCTCCCGGGACAGCCCGAGTCCACATCCCGTGGATGATCTGGAGAAACTTGGGCCTTCATGAAAACCTTAAGAGCGAGAGAGGCGGCGCTGGGTGACAGCCTATGCCCAACAGCCAATAAGCCAGCGAgtcccaccaggccagcccacgGCCCCACAGCCCCAGTTCCACGCCCTCCCTGCCCGGCTCCGCCCCGCGGCCTGCGTCGCTGCTGAGGGGCGGGGCTTCCGCTTCCGGTGGCGGATTGTTGACGCCTGCGGCTGCTGCGGTGGCCACCGGGCCGTTGGGGAGGGCccagtgggggagggagagggcgcAGTGACAGGATCACCGAGGGTGCTGCTGAGGCGACGATGGCAGAGGGGCCAGAGGAAGCCCGAGGCCGCCCTCCCGGGCAGGACGACGGCGGAGGGGACCCCGAGCCCGTCCCTTCCCTGAGAGGCCctcctgccgccgccgccgccccacGCCCCCGGGACGGGTCGCAGGCCGAGCCCCAGGTCCCGGGCCGGCCCCCCGCCCTGGGCCTCGCGCCCGCTGCGGCCGCCGCCGAGGAGTCGCAGCCGCCGCGCGAGCCCGGGAAGCCGGGGGAGGCGGCCTCCAGCCCCGGTGCGGGGCCGCAGGAGCCGGCGGGCTGCGAGGTGCCCGAGGCCGCGGCGCCCCGGGAGAGGCCGGCGCGGCTGAGCGCCCGCGAGTACTCCCGGCAGGTGCACGAGTGGCTGTGGCAGTCCTACTGCGGCTACCTCACCTGGCACAGCGGCCTGGCCGCCCTGCCCGCCTACTGCAGCCCCCAGCCGCCCACGCCGAGCTGCCTCTCGGCCGCCGGCGCCGCCCCCCCGGCCGGGCCGCAGACCCCCCAGCTCGGCTACTACAACCCCTTCTACTTCCTGAGCGCCGCGGCCGCGGGGCCCGAGCCGGGGGCGGCTCCCGGcgtccccacccctgcccccgtCGCGGGCCTGGGACCCCGGGCTCCTCACGGGCAGGCAGCCGTCCGGGCAGCCCCAGTGACGAGGGTAGGCTCCGCCGCCCCTTCGCGAGCCCCGAGCGAGACCGGGCGGCAGGCAGGTGAGACGCGCTGCGGGGGGAGAGGCTGGGCGGAGCGGCAAGGGCCGCCGCGCTCCCGGGGCAGGGCGGGCAGGCTCGTTACGGCTGGTACCTGCCTCGGCCGCCCGGACCGGGCTGTGTCCGTGGGCATCAGCCTTCGTTTGCCCAGGCGTCCGTTTGCGAAGCGTCCAGCGGGGCTGGACGGTTTCCTCTTAGACCTGGCACTCCGAATGGATTGCCTTCCTCTTGGGACTAGTTTCCAAGCGTAAAGCAATCTTGGCCCCTCTTCCGTCCTCTTAACCGTGATCGCCACGCTCTGGAGAGTGAGATGCAGAGCGTAATTCTCAGATGACAAACCCACACTCTGGGGAcggggcgggggtggaggggtTGACTGGCAATGCTGGAAATAATCCAGACGTGGATTTATTATACATTATCTATATGTTGTACTATAAGATTTATGGTATCGATAACATAGAATATGTAACTAATATAATTACGTATTCCCGGTATATTAAGGACGGTGGAACTGACGGATGTAAAAAGAGATTTACATGATTACCACTGGAGTTATAAACCTTTCACTGGGCCCTGGCGTAATCTTGTATATTGTCTGTTTAGTTCTGTATGGGAATTAGAATATTTTGAATTACTTGCactttttagtttattatttaGACTTTTATCTTATTCAGCCCACAGATATATGGGACAAGAACTAGTTGATGCTGGAATTAGATCCCATTTAGAATTTAGGATGACAGATTCGTAATCCTTGAATTTATTACCTAGAAAGCAAGACAAACGAAATGAATAGGGGGTAATGTGAGGAACACAGGGATTTACTTTGTATTAATTGTCTATACTTAACCTTgatttttggtaaaaaaaaaaaaaaagtttaattttgtgTCATAGGCTGTGATCACCTGGATTCTCATTTGAGTCCCTAGTGAAATGTATTGAGTACCTTAAATAGTTAAACTTATCTGTGAAACCACTTTTCAACATGATGGAAGTGAAAGCAAACTTTAAACTGTTCAGGAAATAGAGAAGTGGGGTTGCTATATTTTAATAACGTGCACTATTGATGGAGTCAATACGTGCACTATTGATGGAGTCAATACCAATAATTGTTGCAAGGTTAGAAATTGTTTCTTATGGCTAAGTTGTATCTTGACTTTACCTTCCCCATTTATTACCTGGCTAGTGTTTCAAGGCCTCTGTGAAATGATTAGtattcctaattttttctttacttttttttttttttgcaggcaGAGAGTATGTTATTCCGTCCTTGGCCCACAGATTTATGGCAGAGATGGTGgat is part of the Equus caballus isolate H_3958 breed thoroughbred chromosome 20, TB-T2T, whole genome shotgun sequence genome and harbors:
- the FAM8A1 gene encoding protein FAM8A1 isoform X2, coding for MAEGPEEARGRPPGQDDGGGDPEPVPSLRGPPAAAAAPRPRDGSQAEPQVPGRPPALGLAPAAAAAEESQPPREPGKPGEAASSPGAGPQEPAGCEVPEAAAPRERPARLSAREYSRQVHEWLWQSYCGYLTWHSGLAALPAYCSPQPPTPSCLSAAGAAPPAGPQTPQLGYYNPFYFLSAAAAGPEPGAAPGVPTPAPVAGLGPRAPHGQAAVRAAPVTRVGSAAPSRAPSETGRQAGREYVIPSLAHRFMAEMVDFFILFFIKATIVLSIMHLSGIKDISKFAMHYIIEEIDEDTSMEDLQKMMAVALVYRLLVCFYEVHYTSFDQEFFYCFFFPCFHHTAVFSA
- the FAM8A1 gene encoding protein FAM8A1 isoform X1, producing MAEGPEEARGRPPGQDDGGGDPEPVPSLRGPPAAAAAPRPRDGSQAEPQVPGRPPALGLAPAAAAAEESQPPREPGKPGEAASSPGAGPQEPAGCEVPEAAAPRERPARLSAREYSRQVHEWLWQSYCGYLTWHSGLAALPAYCSPQPPTPSCLSAAGAAPPAGPQTPQLGYYNPFYFLSAAAAGPEPGAAPGVPTPAPVAGLGPRAPHGQAAVRAAPVTRVGSAAPSRAPSETGRQAGREYVIPSLAHRFMAEMVDFFILFFIKATIVLSIMHLSGIKDISKFAMHYIIEEIDEDTSMEDLQKMMAVALVYRLLVCFYEIICIWGAGGATPGKFLLGLRVVTCDTSVLIAPSRVLVIPSSNVSITTSTIRALIKNFSIASFFPAFITLLFFQHNRTAYDIVAGTIVVKRNGVR